TACCATCAGGTGTTTGCCGCACCAAGTAAAACTCATTTTCAAAAGCTGCCCGCACTTCCAAACCTTGAGATTTGGCTGCGGCAATCATCCGCTTTAAGAAATTTCGCGGGCATAACGCCCAAGCAGAACCATTGAGTACCATGTTGCCCATAGCACGAGCATGACCGGGGGCATAAGGCAAGGGTTTCAGGCTAGACCAATCTGGTACTAGGCGAATTTCACCGACTGGACCTAAATCAGTTTCTGGGACAACTGCATCATACATCACAGGAACTCCCTGTTGACCTACGGAAATCCCCACCCCATGCTCAAAGTAGTGAGATAGCATATCTATATGTACGGCTTTGCCACGGATAATGTTGGCATTATCACACCAAAGAAATCGCACGAATTTAACCCTAGTTTCTTCAAGAAACTTACGTGTTTCTTGAAAATTATTTTTTTCAACCATTACTATTTGGCAAGTTTTTTAACGCATCATCTATGACCACCTCAGCATTAATTATGAATTTTTTCAAGAAATAGCAATTAATTTATATTTTTGGGCGTGCTAAGGATGAACTACTTCGTATTTCGCTTGCCTAACAGCTATGATTGCAAAAAATAAATTCTCCCCGGAATGTGGGATGGGCGTCCTCGCCCGTCTTTTATTAATGGCGGGCAAGATGCCCGCACCACAAGAAATTTTGGGACATTTTTTTATTTGAAAGTCCCTAATTCCAAGGATATTTCCCACCACTGATGAAAATTGTGTAAAATCTTTAGCTTAAATCCTGACAATGGATCTCTAAGTATGTTAGGCTTGGCTTATCTTCTGCACAATTTTGCTCGATTACTTTTTTCTTTTTCTAAATTACCGGAAAGCTTGCCATACATGCTGTTGCTATTGTAAGGCAAGCATCCTCATGGGAGATTAAATTATGAAATGCTCACTACCAGCCTTACTTGTTATCATGAGTGCGATCGCTATGGCTCATCCTGTCTACGCGAATGAAGAGAATGTTTCGACCCCTACAATAAATCCAGGTCAAGCTTCTCTTCTGATTGTCAAGCCAGCCTCCATAGAAAACCAGATAGGTAATACGCGAATTAACAATCGAGGATCGTTCTCTAGTTCTATTGGGTTGGTGCGTGAAAAAAAATGTAAAGATATTGCTCCACTAGACTTTCTTAAAGATCCTGCGGCTAATCTCAAGCTCTGTTCTAAACTAGAACAGCCGCAAAACGAAGAATCTAAACCTGCTGAAGCAGCTAATTACTATAAAGTGCCTCCCCTTGAATCCGGTATTCGCTTACCACTCTCCAAGTTTTAAGCATTGGTCACTGGTCACTGGTCACTGGTCACTGTTTATATGCTCGTAATGTGACTGTAAATTGTGAACCTTCATTGGGGGAACTGTCAAATTTTAAAATTCCGCCCAAAGCCTCGACTTGGAGTTTAGTCAACCATAAACCCAAACCTATGTTTCCGCGATCGCTTTTGGTTGTAAACCCAAGTTGAAAAATCTCGTTGAACTTATCTGGTGCGATCCCCAAGCCCGTATCAGAAACTTTGACTTCCACCCAAAATTTGCCCTCTAATTCTACAGTTGTGGCATTGAGAGATAATGTGCCACCATTTGGCATTGCATCCAGAGCATTTTGTATGAGGTGGTAAAAAATACTCAGCAATTGCTGTTCGCCACCTAACACTTTGGGCAAGTCAATTGGAACATTAATAGATAGCTTGACTTCATGGAGTTGTGGAATTTCACTTAGAGCCATATCTACTATCTTATGAAGATCGAGAGGTTGAGGTTTCTCCTCTTGAGCGATCTTGAGACCTTTTAAAGTTTGGCTCATTTGGTCTACAAAACTTAGAGCAGTATTTCCTCTATTTTTGCTTGCTTCAACATTGTTTTCATTTAAACCGCTAACAATCTCTCGTAACAATCCTTCGACGGTGCTAATGCCAGTATTCATTTTGTTGAGAACTTTGCCAGAGACATTTCCAACGCTAGTTAATACTTCCTTTATACCCTTTTGCTCTTTTTTTTCTGCATTCTGTGCATTCTGAATCGCAATAACCGCCAAACCAGCCAGGAATTCCAGCCTCCCCAAGTCTTTTTGTTTAAATTTTGCTTTTTGACGACTTTCTACATTCAGCACGCCAAGTGTCTGGCAATCTTTATCTAAAAGAGGTACGCAAAGTTCAGAACGGCTGTCAGCAAAATAGCATATGTAGCGTTCATCTATTTCAACATCATTTACTAATGCTGCCTTGCGATGCATTGCTACCCAACCACTAACTCCTTCGCCCATTTTAATATTCAAGAGTGCATTTTCAATTTGCTTATGAGCAGGATATCTAGCTTTGGCAACAAGGTCTTGAGTTGTGGGTTCAACGATGCTAATCACTCCTATATCGGCACCTGTATTTTGTACTGCTTTTTGCACAATTAATTCCTGCAGTTGCTCCCAATCTAAAGTTGTTATGATTTCTCGCTCAATACTATCTAATGTTTGCAACCAACGTTGATTTTTGATAGAGCTTGCTGCAGAAGACGCAATGGAGCTAATAATTTGTTTTTCTTCATTTAAAAAAATGTGAGAGCGTCGGTAGTTAATGAACATAACTCCAACAACATCTTTATCGACTCTCAACAAAATACCCGCGACCGATTGTATTTTTTCTCTTTGAGTAAAAAGTGAATTTTTAAAAATAGGTTCTTGAGAAATATTTGAAACATAAATATTTGTTTCATGTTGAATCAGTAAAAAAGGCACACTTTGTTCGGGAACTTCCGATTCCATTGCATCTTCTTGAATCAACCTCCCCGCAAGGCTAGGTGGAGAGAGAAATTGTTTTTCCGTCTGAATATATTCGTAAATAACAACTAAATCTGCTGCCAGTACATTCAGGGTATACCAAGCAATATGACTTAGCAAATCATTTTCTATTTGACTGAGAGATTGCGTCACACATTGAAGAGTGGCTAACTGTCGCGCTTCTTCACGCATTTTTTGATGTATTGTAATGTGCCAAATCGCATCAACAGCTTTGTTAGCAAAATACTCTCCCTGACGGCTGAGTTCCTCAATAAATTGATGTTCATAGCGGAAATGAACATACAAAACTCCTACAGGAATCAGATGCTGTTCCCGTTCTACGCTACTCCCTTGCTTGGTAGGAGTTGCAATTATCCGTGGTATGACCTTGTATTTATCATTGATAAGTAATGGAAAAGCGGCGTAAGTCTTTGTTCCTCTTTCAAGCGCAACTGGGCTAAAATCTACTTCTGAGTTTTTATGAACAGAAGATAAGTATGTGACGTACTGAAGCTTTCCTTCAAAAATACTTCGCCATCCAACCCCATATTTACGAGGAGAAAAGCGTTTTAAGGGAATATTACCGGGATCGCCAGCCAACACTTCGTAGATGTAACGTTCTTCCTGTGGTTCCCATAAGAAATGCAATGTGGCTAAGTCAGCATGAAAAATGCGTTTTGCATTTTCAGCAATAATTTTTAATACGTAACGTAAACTACCACGACGAATATCTAATGCTCGTCGTGCAATCAACTTGGCAAGATGTGTTGCTTGTTCGTATGTAATTGGTCTGCTAGTGTTTTCATAACCAGCTTCGACTGTACCGATAACCACAGGTGGGAAACCACCGGGTAATGGCTGCATCCGGATAACTCTATTATTGCCTTCTCCCTGGACTGGACTGGGAATAAAATTTTTATCCCATTCATAATTTTCAAACCAATTTTCAATTTCCTTTCCTTGCTCATCATGAACTAAGAAAATAGGTGAAAAAATCCGATTGAGTTGGTCATGTTGAAAGTTTTCATAAATCCAGCGATCGAATCGCCTATCCCATCCAGAGATGATTTCAGTGTGACAAGTATCAACAATATCTGCTTGAATATCTCTGATATCTTTGTCGGCATTAAGATAATGTCTTGCCTGATCGACCCATCTTCCTGCAATACCAATTCCGTATACTGCCTCAATTGTATTTTGTTCGGGTATAACTAATGATATGCTAACAAAGTCAAAACTTAGTAATTCTTGAATTTCCTTACAAACATCATCTAGAATCGTTTCCTGACCAAATAAATCTGCAATTGCTTGTGTTATTTCTTTGTCCGCTTCTAAAAAAGGATCGAAAGCCTTTTCTTTTATTGTAATGACAGAATCGGTGACTAAATGAGAAGGATTTTTCAGCTTAGTGTCTTTAAGGTTTGCATCCCTAAAATTGGCACCGCTCAAATCGGTATTGGTCAAATCAACACTTTTTAAATTAGCCCCATTTAGATTAGCTTGATAGAGAATAGCATTATTTAAATTAACACCAACAAGATGAGCATCACTGAGATTAGCACCACTCAGATCTGCATGGCTTA
This genomic interval from Scytonema hofmannii PCC 7110 contains the following:
- a CDS encoding pentapeptide repeat-containing protein, whose protein sequence is MNKEPSLPDLLQDLAQTETNQFSELVQIAGLNLHKDFEGIDLSGEDLSEDNLSQANLSFANLSDTNLRSTNLSGANLKGANLSGANLRNANLSHADLSGANLSDAHLVGVNLNNAILYQANLNGANLKSVDLTNTDLSGANFRDANLKDTKLKNPSHLVTDSVITIKEKAFDPFLEADKEITQAIADLFGQETILDDVCKEIQELLSFDFVSISLVIPEQNTIEAVYGIGIAGRWVDQARHYLNADKDIRDIQADIVDTCHTEIISGWDRRFDRWIYENFQHDQLNRIFSPIFLVHDEQGKEIENWFENYEWDKNFIPSPVQGEGNNRVIRMQPLPGGFPPVVIGTVEAGYENTSRPITYEQATHLAKLIARRALDIRRGSLRYVLKIIAENAKRIFHADLATLHFLWEPQEERYIYEVLAGDPGNIPLKRFSPRKYGVGWRSIFEGKLQYVTYLSSVHKNSEVDFSPVALERGTKTYAAFPLLINDKYKVIPRIIATPTKQGSSVEREQHLIPVGVLYVHFRYEHQFIEELSRQGEYFANKAVDAIWHITIHQKMREEARQLATLQCVTQSLSQIENDLLSHIAWYTLNVLAADLVVIYEYIQTEKQFLSPPSLAGRLIQEDAMESEVPEQSVPFLLIQHETNIYVSNISQEPIFKNSLFTQREKIQSVAGILLRVDKDVVGVMFINYRRSHIFLNEEKQIISSIASSAASSIKNQRWLQTLDSIEREIITTLDWEQLQELIVQKAVQNTGADIGVISIVEPTTQDLVAKARYPAHKQIENALLNIKMGEGVSGWVAMHRKAALVNDVEIDERYICYFADSRSELCVPLLDKDCQTLGVLNVESRQKAKFKQKDLGRLEFLAGLAVIAIQNAQNAEKKEQKGIKEVLTSVGNVSGKVLNKMNTGISTVEGLLREIVSGLNENNVEASKNRGNTALSFVDQMSQTLKGLKIAQEEKPQPLDLHKIVDMALSEIPQLHEVKLSINVPIDLPKVLGGEQQLLSIFYHLIQNALDAMPNGGTLSLNATTVELEGKFWVEVKVSDTGLGIAPDKFNEIFQLGFTTKSDRGNIGLGLWLTKLQVEALGGILKFDSSPNEGSQFTVTLRAYKQ